In Castor canadensis chromosome 6, mCasCan1.hap1v2, whole genome shotgun sequence, the genomic window CTACGTCTTGGCCTGGGCTGTGCTTCATGTCCGGCTTGAAGGGGTCCTCCTCTGTGGGCTTGTACGGAGGTGTGGTGGGTGGGGTGAGTCCTGCCCAGGTAAGAGGAGAAATATTTGAGGGAAAGGCAGAGGTTCTAATAGGACACTGGATTTTAATTTAAGGTCACAAGGAAATGACTGTGTGCCACGATTCCCTCAACTGACACAGGGCAGCCATCACTAACTGATCACCTGCTGCCGAAGCCTGGATGCAGCCTGGGCATCCTTCAATATTGGCATTGGCATGGGATGGAATGCATTTGCCACCCTTCTGTGGCTTGGTAAATGGCTGTTAATGCATCTGACTCATTAGAGATATCTCTTCCTACTCCATGTTTAATCATTCGAAGAGCCCCAACTCAGGTATCTCCCAGCATGGAGCACAGCAGGCACCATGAGTAAAATCGCCCACTTAGATTTGACCATCCCAGTGCCTTTGACGTTCTTGCACCTGACCTTGGCCTTCATTCTCCCCAAAGCATCACAGGAACTTGCTAAAATGCCTATCTCTTCCTCCTAGGATTCCTGAAGCCCACAGGGTAAAAAAACAGACACTTCTACATTTGGGGCTTTCCTGACTGCTCTCTCCGGACCCCACTCTCCCACCCAAGTTCTTCCATGTAGCAGGACCAGGTGGCCAGTGACCCAGATGCATCCTGTACTTCCAGTCCTCCACATCTTTGCCTGTGCTGATTCTGCTGCTAGGACCTCCTTCCCCTCTGTCTTCCAATGTCTGATTGTCCTTCAAGCCCAGCTCAAATGCCCCCTAAGCTGAGCACCCCACAGTCTTCCCACGCCATGTTCCTGCACAGCCTGACTCTCTTGTGCTCCCGGAACTCCTGCTCAGACTTTGAAACAAGTGTACATCAAATAATGCTCATCAAGTGTGAGCCTGCCTCCCCACAAGACTGCCAGCTCCTCCAGGGAAGAACTGTGTCTTTCTTTTGTGACTCCCCAATATCACCTGATGTGCTGGTTACTGGCAATGAAGAGGCTAATCTCAGAACCTGACCCTCCTGCTCATAACACCCTCACTGGGCATCTCAATGCTCAGTGTACCTGTGGGCTGGTGGCAGGGAGGGCTCACTGGGCACCTACACTGCCTGAGGAGCTGTTCAATGTGGGGGATTCATAGCTGGAGGCCTTGCCAGCTCCCCAAGAGCACCTCACCAGCTGAGCCCCTAGCTCACCTGCCGTGCCACAGAGCTCCACTGTCAAGGTCTGCTCAAAGTTCTTCTTGCCAAGAGGGTCACTGGTGAGGAGAAGGAGGGCAGAAAGGGAAGAGGCCGGTCAGCATTCACCACCCAAGCATTGGAGCGGGGCTTGATGGAGTCTGGTTTTGCTGCCTTGGGGAGAATTTTCTGGGGGGGACCCCATCCTGGCTTTTGGAGGAATTCATGTAGCATGGCTTTTAGGGGACATGGGCAAAGTTGGCTGAAGGCAGAGAGAAGACAAGTGTTGTTGGCATCCATATTTTACAGATGGAGCAACTGGGGTCAAGAGTGGGTAAGGAAACTAATCCTACAGGATTGCCAGCTTTTTCCAGAGGAGAACAGAATTCTTACAGGGTCCTGGAGGCGACAACTCGTGAAATAACCTAAGGGCTTAACTCCCCATCTTTCCCCTGAGCCTGCAGAGAGAGGCCAGCTTCTAAAACCAAATTTCCTCCTAAGGAGCCAGCTTTTGAGGACTTCAGACGGCAACCAGGGCAGGAGCCTGGGGACAGGGCCAGGCTCAGGGACTGACGAACCATCTCCCCAACATACGAATTCAATAGGACAAAATCTCACAGAACAATATGCCAAGAACTGCTAAAAATCTACCTCTGTGACAACGCCAGCATGAGGCATCTGGGAGAGtctgaaaagaagacaaaaaaagaaaaataagattccaCAACATGGTTATCGTGAGCAGGTGTTTCCCCTCTGAAAGAGACCTCAAACTTCCAGGGGTGCCAAGCACAGCTACCCACCCTTTGGGCAGGTGACACAAAAACATTGGCTATTTTTAGGGAAGGGCAGGAACAACTCAAATCCACCTTCTGGTTTGGGTATAGTGGTGcatccttgtaatcccagctatttgggaggcagaggtaggaggatcacagtcacaGGAGTCCAGCATATgtgaaagcatgagaccctacttcAAGTGTGAGacccaaggaaggaaggaaggagagagataaagaagggaagaagggagggagagaggaagggaagaagggagggagggagggaggaaggaagaaaggaaggaaggaaggaaagagagaaagagggaaggagggagggagttgggaagggagggaggaagaaaggaggagaggaaggaaggaaggagagagagaaagagcgaggggaaggagggagggagagaggaagagaggaagaaaagaaagaaaagaaaggaaaagaaaagaagaaaggaagaaagaaaaagcaagcaagcaagcaagcaagcactACCTTCCATCCCAGAGCCTCAGTCTGCAGATCTCCTGACTGCAGAGAGGACAGATGGGCAGGAGGACTAACCCTTTCTGGACAAACACTGTAGCACAGTGGCAGAGAGTTTTGACTTCCCAGGCCTGAAGCTGAGAGTCTGGACAGGAACTCTGTAACTAAATAGTTCTGAACctgtttctgccttttttttgaaagttagactggggtttgaattcagggctttgtgcttgcaaggcagacattctatcacttgagccacgcctctagtccactttgctctagttattttgaagatgggggtctcgtgaactatttacccaggctggccttgaactgcaatcctactgatctcagcctctcaaggagctaggattacaggcatgagccaccggtgcccactgtttttagtttttttgaaacaggagcTCAGGCTAGTCTGaaactcgctatgtagcccaggctggccttgaactccctacCCTCCTGCCCCAACTTCccaaaagctgggattacaggcatgtatcacaaCCTGGCTTTTGTTCATGTTTTGCCTGCCGATTTTTTCCACAAACATAAGCCCAAGAGCTCCTGTTCCTTGTCCATGCCTGATGAGAAACTcagagatgtacaggtgttttcCTGTCCCAACAACCCATTGTACAGAAAGGGAAGTAGAAAACCAGAGAGGAAAAGGATTTGTCCTACCTTGCCCAACATATGGGTTTGGGGACTTGAACACAGGGCTCCTGGCTCCCAGAAGAGCAGGGCAGGCTACACCCTCCCTCACAGACCATGGACCCTGATTACCTCTGGAAGGGAGCTGCGGACAGCTGGGGTCCTCATCCGTGTCTCCACACCCACTCTCACAAGGGCTCTCCAGAGCAGGGATCTGGGGTCCCCGGAGGAGCTGCTGGTCTTGGCCACTGTCCTCATCTGTGGGGCTACCCAGGTTCTCCTCCATGTTGTAGGTCTCAGGAGCCAGGCATCGTGAGGGCAGAGCACCTCGGGGCTCCGAGGGGACCAGCAACTCATCAGTGAATGTCAGCCAGGGACCCAGTTCAGGGTTCAGTCTCCGTGAACGCCTCACAGGGCACACAGAGCTCTCCAGCTTCTTCCCCAGCTTGGTCCATGGCAGGCCTCGGCCCAGCCTCTTCCTGCCccactcctcttcttcctcttcttcttcctcctcttcctcctcatcttcttcctcttcctgcttcCTGGCAGAACGGCTGACATCCCCTTTCACCTCCAGCCGCAGTGGGCGCAGGCTGGGTCTGGGCCCAGTGCCCTTGGGTGACGCTGTGATCCTCACCTCTTCTGCCGGGGACGGGTGAGCAGGGGAGGCCTGGCTGTCTTTGGAGGGTCTGGGCCTTAGCCGGGGTGTGAGGGAGGCATAGACAGGTGTGGCTAAGCGGTAGGGTTTGCTGACGTCACAGAGGACATCTTGAGCCAGAAGTTCCCTCAGGATGGAAAACTCAGCCCAGGGGGCTTTGGAGGGGTGCCGGGGTTGGGGTCTGACCTGCCTGAAGGGACTGCTGCAGGGTTGGGGAGCTGGCTCTGGGGCTTGCATGGGCAACTTCCTCTGGGGCAGGCAGTAGGTGTGCATGTAGCGAATGAGTTGCACCATGGCCCGCACATCCTCCTGGGGAACCTGGGCGCTGGGGTTTGCCCTGTCCAGTGCCACGGAGTTCCTGGGAGAGGCTGGAGCTGGACAGGGGCTTGGGCAGTccttctctgtttcctcatcctCCTTGGTGAGGGGCTGGGGACTCAGCTGTGGTGGAGGCTGCTGGCCCCTACCTGGAGCGCAGGCTTTTGCCTGGGGGCAGGAGAGCACCGAGGTGAGGTGCTTATGCAGTTCTGTACAACTCCGGCTCTGAGACCGTGGCACAGGGACCTTCTTGTCCTGGGGGCTGTCCATCTAGAGAGGAAGAGGCAAGAGTGAACAGGGAAGGACACACTACTTCTCCCTCTGCCACTGGCCAGCCCAGTGTGTCTCACCTGAACCATGGGCATAACCAGGTTTCCTCCACTTTATCCCAGCCTCTGCCAAGGAGCCTGCCACCCAGCTGTGCTCAGTATATGAGGAACAAAGAAGTAACCAGCCTTCTTCAAGGCTCCCTGCCATGGAATTGAGTCCCTGCCAGGTACACTGCCACAGGACTATTCTGTTCTGACCACTCCATTCTCCCACTCCATACCCTCTAGTAACAGGGCCAGGACATGGACTGTTACTGTCTGGGACTAGGTGTGAGAGGAGATCCCTGTAAATGGAGACTTCTAGAGCCTTCTGGAATAATAGGTATGTTCCAAAACTGAGTTGTGGTCATGGCTGTATGACTGTCAATTTACTAAAACTTACAgaattgtacttttaaaatagGTAGCTTTTAGCCTGgtgcagtggcatgcacctgtaatcccaacacctgggaggctgagaaaggagaatGACTTAAGCCCAGGGGTTttcaacctgggcaacatagcaagaccctgtctcaaaaaaaaaaaaaaaagacctttatgATATGTAAAGGGTATGTCATAAATAAAGTTGCAAGAAAAATTCAGTCGTTTCCCAGTGCCCAAAGGATAAGGGGAGGCTCCTTGGGTTGGTATCTGAGGCCCTCTGCAATCTGGCACCAGGAACTACCTGGCCTCTCTCTCAAGCCTTATCTGCCCCCACCCAGCCATCCACAAGGGCTGCCCTTTTGCTGGGGTTTTCTAACAGTGGCTGACAGTTTGTTTTGCCTCTCTCAGGAGCCTCTCAGCCTCCTAGAGGGCAAAGAGTGGCTCCCAGACATACTTGGTGCTGCTCCTTAATAGAACAGGACACAAGGGGAGGCGGGGAGGATCCTTTCTTTCAGTCAGCCAGGATCAATAGGGAGAGAGCACAGGGACAGGGGAACCTAGCAAGGGAGAGGTTCCTTCTGAACCTCTGTGTGGCAGGCTCCTAACTGCCTCTGAGGGTACGGAATTGTACTGCAGTCCCCTGGAGGGATGTGTAGAGCAGGACCAGAAGATCTGAGTACAACTTTGAGGAACAGGAACCCTGGGAAATCACCTGTTTAAActcaccccaccccacacaccccaTTAGGCTTGGACCATCGGGCCCAAGGAAAAAGAGGACTTGCTTTGATCCTGCATATGTAGCACTCCTAACTGTCTAATGATTCCTCAGAAAAGAAATCCCAAAATCCCAGTGCTTTACTGACTGCAGCCTCCACTACCAGTAAGGATCTTGTTCCCATTAGAACATGAACCCTGAGGGCAGGTCACACCTTTTTGTCCCTGCTCTAACCTATGCTAACACCTAACATTGCCTAAAACACTATAACCCCACACTGGGCTGGGTCTCAAGAAGCACTGCCTAGGACACCAGCTTGGCAAGGGCTGTGTGAGGAGCAGGGGGAGAAACTAAAGTGGATTGAATCTGCCAACTCCTAGCCAGAGCTGACAGCTGTATCTCAGAGAGGACACCTGGGAACCCAGGCCACCTCCGGACATGTGCAGAAATACCTTGACACAAGGTCGCTGACTTCTGGACCTGAGGCTGGCCTGGTGCCAGTTGATGCCCTCCTTCTGGGTGTCAGACTCTGACGTCGGGGAGGATGTGGCCAGAAGGAGCTTCTGCAACTACaaagaagcagagggagagaggctGGACCCAAGCATGGCAAACGACTTCGAGGACCACATGGCCAGGTGACCATGCCCTGGGTACCACCAGGGATGGTGGAGAGGCCATGTAAAGACCTAGTACTATGCTACCAATACATTAAGCACAGAAAGCAAATTATCTTAACAATCCCTAACACATACAAGTATCCCACTGACACGTAAGTCCTTTTCAGAGTTAATAACCTAAAAGAATCGCTGTGACTTTGAGAGACAGGTCTTGGGTAACGCCATTACTGGGACCTTCCGCATATACTTGTAGTACACACATGCACTGACACACAGTCTGGGAGGTGAGGCACCAAAAAAAGATTCTCTGAAGTGGGATTATAGCTGATTTCCCTTTTGATCATTCAtatgaccttttaaaaaatttatttcttaaacaaGTAATATTCATAAatgttgagtgtgtgtgtatgtgtttgtgtgtgaccAGAAACACTAATGGATGGACAATTTAAAAGCAAGTCTCCCTCCTGCCCAAGGTCCCTTTAGTTtctttgaccttttttttctaatgaatttTTCTATAGAGATTATCGAAactttcctgcctctgccccctTGTGGGCAGGTACACAGCAGATCTAAGCTGAACACATCAGGTGGTTACACCTAGGACCCACTATAGCCAAGAGTGAGAACAAGGTGGAAAACAGCACCAAGTGTTTTCTGGAGAATACATTCCCTACCATGCACCCTTTGGGAGGGAGTGTCAAAGGCCCAGGAGGTGCAGAAGAAAACATGCCCCACCTCTGAACCTGAAGGATCCCCATCACCTCACCTACACCTCAGTGAGCACACACATTTGTGATTCTGACTTTGGATAGGAAAGGCCTTTGGGCTAGAGGAGGACCTGGTTCTAGCCCAGTTCAGCCCCGCTCCAGTGAGTCCTTGGGCAAGCCATttccttctctgagccttggtttctctGTTGGCATTAGGAGAGGCAAGGAGACAGAACGAGTGGAGCTGAGGCTTTCCTTGACTCTAAGAGCACAAGAAATGGTGCTGACCACAGAAAAATGCCCAGCTACCTATAGGTCCTCAGGTTCTCCTAAGTCCATGGATTATCTGGATCCATGGCAAGAGCTAGTAGCTAGACAGTGAGTCTGCTTCCCATAAGCCTAGCATAGTGTCTGAAACAAGGCACTCAGGAAATGTGTGTGGAGTGAGGCAGGTGAAGGCATGAGAGGGAAATGACCTTTGACCAGCAGGGGTCACTGTTTGCCTCTCCCAGATCTGGTCCTTCAGTAGAGGCCCCAGGCAGAAATGATACTTAGCGTTGCCGTTATTACTGCTCATGGTGGTGTCAGGACTGTGACTTAACCAACATGTACTAAGCAGGTGtacgtgccaggcactgttctaagtgctcCCCAGGTATTTCCTGCCGTAATCTTCCTAACAGCCTTTGACCCAGCACTGTTACCCAGCTGGGAAGCTGAGTCAGCAAGAGGTTGAGGGAGGGTCTGTGCCTAAGTAACCCACAAGCACTAACGGGCAGAGCTTGAGTCAAACCCAGGTCATCTGGTTTCAGTCTGGAAGGAAGTAGGACCCCATCAGCCAGGGTCCTGATGCGACACAGCACATTCTGTGCTCACTAAATGTTTCCCGCTGCTTCAGGGATCTCAAAGGCagtgggaggagaaggaaaagggccCAAGGCCACGAGTCAGAACACCTGGATTCTAGACTATGCTGTGTGACCACAGAAGAGACTTTCCTCATTCTAGCCCTCAGTTTCTTCAGGTGGGCTTGATGGTCATCAAGGGCCTTCCCAGTTCCACCTCTCCCTTGACCTAagaaccctccctgctccaatagATCCTGATGGCCTAGGTGACAATAACCAGCTCCAGGAGCCACAGTTTTAAGGTAAGGAAGGAGCCCAAGGCAACTGGGCTTTGGCACCCTTGGCCCGAGTTGAGGGCAAGTGCCATCAGTAACCTGTGCAAGTCAGATCCTCTAAAATTCTGGTCAGAGCTGATGTGTTCTGTCATTATGCCTACTTCGATACCCCACACACGTGCAAAACATTTCACCtgcactgggggtggggggaagactGGAAACCAGTCCAACTTCTTTGAAAGGTAATCTGGAAGGATCTGTGTACACTGAAAACTCATGTGTCCAGAGACCCAAaaattccacttctagggatTTATCCACCTACATGGGGCAAAGGCCTTTACAAGTAGTGACTGAAGCACTGTTTGTGACAGTGGAAGAGCTGGGAGAACATAAGATCCATCAGCAGTGGAATGGTTAATGCGTGGCACATTCTTACCCAGAAACACTACACAGCCAATAAAAAGGATGAGACAGAGCTCTACATTCCAATCTGGAAGAGTTTCCAAGACACACAGTTCAGTGAGAAAGCAAGGTACAGAACAATCTATAATACAGGCTCCcttttgtggttaaaaaaaaaaaatagatgaggaGGAAAAGTCACATAACGCACCAGTAACCATGGTTACCTCTGGGAAAGGCAAAAGCAATTGGTAGAGGGCTAAGGAGGTTTTGCTTTTAACTGTACACATTTCCTGCTTGTATTTTTACCCTGTGTGGAATCTCAGGGAAGATGTTAGCATGCAATTTCAAGGGTTTAACACAGGACTAAGGTCAGTCTTTGAAATTCCAAAGCGCCTACAGAATGCAAgtgaagggctggcagaatggttcaagtggtaataAAGCGCCACAGGCCaccctagcaaacatgagaccctgagttcaaaccctagtactgccaaaaaaaaaaaaggcacacagAATGCAGGTACTAGTGCTAGTTCCACTGTCCAGATGGGAAAGGTGAGGCCCAGGGAGGCCTCCCACCTCCAGTCCAGGCTCACCATGGGAACCACGTTGCTGTGCTCCACAGGAccctgtggggtgggggtgggggacctTGGAGCTGATGGCTCTGCCTCCATCACCCTACAGCTGGACACCCAACCCCAGGCTATCGCCTCATCTAAGAAATGGATCCTCACCAATGACAGCTCATCCACCTCAGACACTGGGGTTGTGAGCCTCTCCAGGGCGGGGCTGGGGGGTGCAGACAAGGGGGCAGGTGAGGCTGAGGCACAGGACGGCGTGTCTCCCTCATCCAGGCCCGGGAAGGCAGCCAGTCCCACATCATCTTCAGGGATGTCGTCCAGGGTCTTTGTGAGTGCTGCTAGGAGGGCCTCATTCTCACTGTCGATCTGGAGTGGGAGATAGAGAGGGGAGAGAGTGAGTCATCACTTGGGACTCAACTCTCTGCACAGAGGAAACGGGCTCTGCCTGTCCCATGAGCCACGATCCTCCTCCCAAACCCCCACTCCCCGGGTCTCATCAGATCTGCTCAGTATTCCTGGGATAGCAGATGCTCAATGAACACGTTGCCAACTCCAAGAATCACAGAATTTTATGAGCAGGCAACAGGTGGTGTACGGACTGCTCTGCAGTCCCAGCCCTTGGCATGTGACCTGGGGCAGAAGGCTATCCACCTAAGGTCCTTTGCCTCTTCCACCAGGGACTGCTGCAAGCTGTGTCCCATTGCAGGTCCCAACTCCTTAGACCCTGGGTCCCAGATAGAGTGGAGGCTGTACCCTGCATGGCACAACCACGACAATGATAACCAGAGTAGTTACTGTTCCCTGTGACCAGGGTTGCTCTCCTTGCTCAGTCAAGAAGAGGCACTAGGGGTTGTGGTCAGGAGCTTGGGCCCTAGAGGTGGGGCTGAATCCCACAGCATACACTTACAAACTCTGGATGCTTAGGTACATTTGTTTCCTCACCTGCCAGATGGGGTAACAGACTGGACCCACCCCATCGGGTTCCTGCTGAGGACTAGATGAACCACTGTAGGTAATATGCTTAGCAAATGGTGCCTGGCAGGAAACAAGTGTTCACTATGCTGACAACTACAACCATGAATGAACTACCACAATTCCATGACAGCGATGATGTGGCTGGTCTGCGCCTGGCTTTGTATACTGGTGGGCCAGCACACCAAGACCACCATGCCCTCCCCCGGCGGGGGGCGAGCAGAGTCCTGCCTCCAGAGGAGACTACAGTGCGTTTCAGAGTATGAGAAAGGCTGGGTGGGGATGAGTGGGGGTCAGAGGAGGAGGATGCTAGGATGGGGAGGAAGAATGTGATGAAGATTGTAGGCTACCCAGGGTGGCCAGGAAGCCTTCTCTGAGCAGCTAACACTTACTTAAACTTGACAGCAACCAGGCAAAGGGCTAAGGAAAGAAGACCCAGCAGAGGGGAGTCCCAGTACAAAGGCCTGGGGCATAGAGCTTGGCCATGAGGAGGATGGACAGACTTTGTCACAAGGGCAGCACTACTCCAATCtccattttgcaggtgaggaaactggttACCCAAGCACAGCTAGGTTCTAGCCCACGTGCCCCACGCACAGAAGAACCAGTGCTCTTCCTTTCCTACTGTCTATAATCCACGAGGAAGGTCAGCATTCATGGGCCCTGGCCCCAGGCCAGAGGTCAGGAACAGAGACCACGCCGCTCCTAGGTGAGGTCAACTCCCGGGCCTGTCCTGGCAGAAGCACATGCTGTCACGTGATGCTTCCCCAGCACATTTCCCATCCCAGGTCAGGCTGGTTTCCTTTTTCAGGAAGTGCAGCTGAAATACACATCTCTCGTGATGGCCCTTTGGCTGCACTAAATCTGTTCCAGGCCTTGCGGCATGCGCAGTGGCTGAGTAAattgg contains:
- the Ppargc1b gene encoding peroxisome proliferator-activated receptor gamma coactivator 1-beta isoform X2; its protein translation is MAGNDCGALLDEELSSFFLNYLTDTQGGGSGEEQLCADFPELDLSQLDASDFDSATCFGELPWGPENSEPEPNQYSHDDSELFQIDSENEALLAALTKTLDDIPEDDVGLAAFPGLDEGDTPSCASASPAPLSAPPSPALERLTTPVSEVDELSLLQKLLLATSSPTSESDTQKEGINWHQASLRSRSQRPCVKMDSPQDKKVPVPRSQSRSCTELHKHLTSVLSCPQAKACAPGRGQQPPPQLSPQPLTKEDEETEKDCPSPCPAPASPRNSVALDRANPSAQVPQEDVRAMVQLIRYMHTYCLPQRKLPMQAPEPAPQPCSSPFRQVRPQPRHPSKAPWAEFSILRELLAQDVLCDVSKPYRLATPVYASLTPRLRPRPSKDSQASPAHPSPAEEVRITASPKGTGPRPSLRPLRLEVKGDVSRSARKQEEEEDEEEEEEEEEEEEEWGRKRLGRGLPWTKLGKKLESSVCPVRRSRRLNPELGPWLTFTDELLVPSEPRGALPSRCLAPETYNMEENLGSPTDEDSGQDQQLLRGPQIPALESPCESGCGDTDEDPSCPQLPSRDSPRCLMLALSQSDPLGKKNFEQTLTVELCGTAGLTPPTTPPYKPTEEDPFKPDMKHSPGQDVAPCLPSSEALQLTTAPGVAHKLPKRHPERSELLSHLRHAPTQLASQAGQKRPFSCSFGDHDYCQVLRPEGTLQRKVLRSWEPSGVHLEDWPQQGASLWAEMRASGREEDRSCDAGAPPKDTMQLRDQEIRASLTKHFGLLETALEDEDLASCKSPEYDTVFEDSSSSSGESNFLLEEEDEEGEEDNEEEDSGVSPPRSDHCPYQSPPSKVSRQLCSRSRSSSGSSCRSWSPATRRNVRCESREPCPNGTPSVRHTKKRQEKAIGEGRVVYIRNLSSDMSSRELKRRFEVFGEVVECQVLTRSKRGEKYGFITYRCSEHAALSLRDGATLRKRNEPSFQLSYGGLRHFRWPRYTDYDPTSEEALPTTGKSKYEAMDFDSLLKEAQESLH
- the Ppargc1b gene encoding peroxisome proliferator-activated receptor gamma coactivator 1-beta isoform X1, whose translation is MAGNDCGALLDEELSSFFLNYLTDTQGGGSGEEQLCADFPELDLSQLDASDFDSATCFGELPWGPENSEPEPNQYSHDDSELFQIDSENEALLAALTKTLDDIPEDDVGLAAFPGLDEGDTPSCASASPAPLSAPPSPALERLTTPVSEVDELSLLQKLLLATSSPTSESDTQKEGINWHQASLRSRSQRPCVKMDSPQDKKVPVPRSQSRSCTELHKHLTSVLSCPQAKACAPGRGQQPPPQLSPQPLTKEDEETEKDCPSPCPAPASPRNSVALDRANPSAQVPQEDVRAMVQLIRYMHTYCLPQRKLPMQAPEPAPQPCSSPFRQVRPQPRHPSKAPWAEFSILRELLAQDVLCDVSKPYRLATPVYASLTPRLRPRPSKDSQASPAHPSPAEEVRITASPKGTGPRPSLRPLRLEVKGDVSRSARKQEEEEDEEEEEEEEEEEEEWGRKRLGRGLPWTKLGKKLESSVCPVRRSRRLNPELGPWLTFTDELLVPSEPRGALPSRCLAPETYNMEENLGSPTDEDSGQDQQLLRGPQIPALESPCESGCGDTDEDPSCPQLPSRDSPRCLMLALSQSDPLGKKNFEQTLTVELCGTAGLTPPTTPPYKPTEEDPFKPDMKHSPGQDVAPCLPSSEALQLTTAPGVAHKLPKRHPERSELLSHLRHAPTQLASQAGQKRPFSCSFGDHDYCQVLRPEGTLQRKVLRSWEPSGVHLEDWPQQGASLWAEMRASGREEDRSCDAGAPPKDTMQLRDQEIRASLTKHFGLLETALEDEDLASCKSPEYDTVFEDSSSSSGESNFLLEEEDEEGEEDNEEEDSGVSPPRSDHCPYQSPPSKVSRQLCSRSRSSSGSSCRSWSPATRRNVRCESREPCPNGTPSVRHTKKRQEKAIQGEGRVVYIRNLSSDMSSRELKRRFEVFGEVVECQVLTRSKRGEKYGFITYRCSEHAALSLRDGATLRKRNEPSFQLSYGGLRHFRWPRYTDYDPTSEEALPTTGKSKYEAMDFDSLLKEAQESLH